The Bifidobacterium sp. WK012_4_13 genome contains the following window.
TCGGCCTTCGCCAAATCCTTGTATGACACCATTCCAGTCGTCACGATGGCGACCAATATATACAGCACGGTGACGATGGAAAGCCCCAGAATGATTCCTCGAGGCACTGTTCTGTGAGGATCCTTCGCCTCCTCCGACGTCGTGGCGACCACGTCGAATCCGATGAATGCGAAGAAGACCAAGGCCGCGCCGGAGATGATGCCCGGCACCCCATAGATTGATGGGGCCATGCCGGTCACCCACTGCCACAATGGTTCGGTCATCGTTCCGGTGACGGTTGCGCCCTTCACAGCCCCGGCCGGAAGCGAGGATGGTATGAAGGGCGAATAGTTGGACGCCTTGACATAGAAGAATCCGACGACGATGACGAATACGACTATGCCGATTTTCAGAATCGTCAGGGCACCGTCGACGCGGGCGGAAAGCTTGGTTCCCAGAACCAGCAGAATCGTGAAGAAGGTCACGATGATGATCGGGGCGATGTCGAGCCGGAACCAGCCGACATAGACGTTGGTGTTGAAGTTCAAGCCCATCAATTGCATGAAGTCGTTGAGATACACGCCCCAGTACTTCGAGATGACCGAACCTGCCATCAGCATCTCAAGAATCAGGTCCCACCCGATCACCCAGGCAACGATCTCACCGATTGTGGTGTAGGTGAACGTGTATGCGGAACCTGCGACAGGAATCATCGAAGAAAATTCCGCATAGCACATGACTGCAGCGCCGCAGACGACCGCAGCAAGAATGAAGCTGAGGATCACGGCGGGGCCTGCATGATAGGCGGCGGCCTGCGCGCCGACGGAGAATATTCCCGCGCCGACCGCCACGGCGACTCCCATGACCGCAAGATCCCAAGCATTCAGCGTTCGCTTCAGCTTGCGATGCTCCTCGCCTGTTTCAGCGACTGTTTGTTCGACGGACTTCGTTCTGAATAGTTGCATTCCCTGATCCCCATATACGCCATCGTTGCGAGGACTGCATTGCACGGCCCTGTGGAATCAAAAGTATATGCCGATTCGTGCTTCGTGCAAGCCTTCTCATGTTTTGCCGTGCACGATGGGGAATGTGGCCGACCTTGCGTCAACCTTCGTGCCGCCCGCACATCGGCGACCGTCGGTCGCCAGACATGCCTGTGTGGTCAGAAATCCACACTCGGCGTTTCACTGGCATCGGTCATGACGTGATGTTGGCGCTTTCCGATGAAGAAGAGGAAGTCGAACCTGATCCTGATGAGTCGGAACCTGAGCTGGAACCCGAATCTGAAGAACCCGAGCCTGAGCTGGAACCCGAACCGGAATCAGAACCAGAACCAGAACCGGACATTCCGTTCATTCCTCCTCCGACCTGGCCGTAGCCCGTTCCAGGATATCCGGTCGTGGTCGAGCTCGATGACCCTGAAGTCGAGGCATACACGATCAACCCTCCACCAAGGCCCCCAAGAAGACCGCATAGCAGCGACATGCCGGCAACCAGACCTACTACGCTGCCCTTGATTCCAAAACGCTGCACGAAGGTCTTCTTCTGCGCACGCATGGGAACCTGGCTGCGGCCATCCGCGTGACCTCTGTTCCAATCCACCGGATTTGCATTTCGCTGGGGATTGAAGTTATTCCCCTGCGGTGCTCCGTTTGGATAGGCGCTGCGAGGGATTCCTGTCCGATTCGGCATCGGAGCGCGGTTTTGGCTGACAGGATTGGGACGCATGGATGAATTCACAGGATTCGAACCGTAAGCCTGATTTGAGCCATACGAGGCATTCGATCTGACATAGCCGTTCGGCATCTGACCAGATGCACCTTGCGGAGCATTCGCATACTCCGCATTACGGGCATCGGCCTGGTTCGCACCCAAGGAATTGCTGGGACTGCCAAGTCCATCCGCATTATCTGGATTGATGGGCTCAGAGGGGACATACCCATTGCTGCGCATCTGCTCGGGGCTGACGGGATACTCGCCGATTGGATGCGCCGGGCGCTGCTGTGGCTTCGAAGCTGGCTGGTTCACTTCGGGATTTGTGTTGTTGACGTCACTCATGATGGTGGCCTTTCTTTGCGACTGACTCCATTCAAGGACCTGAATCGTGTGAAAGGCTGTAGCGATACTGCGTATGAACATATGTGTTGCGCAATGTCTTCAGGAAAAAAGCTGAAAGAAAGCTGAATCCTACCGTCTTGTGGGTCGCTGCGCGAGGAATCGCTCCTTGGCTGCACCTTGAAGCAGATGCCATTCCTGGCAGCGCTTCATTCCTGGCAGCGCTTCATTCCGAGCACGACCGGTTCCGGAACGAGCGTGATGCCAAAGGTGTCTAGGACGCCTCTCTGAATTGCATTCGCGAGACCCCAGACTTCCTGTGCCGTGGCTCCTCCAAGATTGGTGAGCGCCAGCGTGTGGACTGAGGACAAGGCCGCACGGCTTGACCTGCCGACGCTGTATCCCCTATGGAACCCTGCATGATCGATAAGCCAGGCGGCCGAAGTCTTCATGCCTAGCTGTCCGTCAGGAAGAGTCACCTCGAATCGTGGCGCATCGTCTGGAAGGGATCTCGCATCGTCAACGTGCATCTGGGGATTGACGAAAAAGCTGCCGCAACTATGTCTGTCGGTGACCTTCGCCTCGATGCCCGTCATCTCCTGGACCGCCTTGCGAGCCTGCGCGACGCTCTCGTCCCGTCTGGTGCCGGACATCCATGCATTGTCGTAGCGAGCAGGATCCTCGAGCATGCCCTTGGCAGCCCGAACTCTCAGCACGGCATCGCGAATGAGCTCCGTGTCCATGAGATCACCGATGTTGGAGTCCAGCGCCCTGGCGAGCTGCGCATATGAGATCTCGCCCATGGCGCGGTGCCTGAGGGCGAAGGTGACGGAAAGCACGACGAACCGTGGAGTCGGGAAGAACCTCGCACCACGCTTCGTGAGCATTGAACGTTTCAGCGCGGAAGTGCGGTAGCCGAATTCCATGTGGCTTCTGTCCATGAAGCGGACGACCTTGTCTTCGCGGTCCCAGACCTCGACCGAGTCGACGCTTGTCGCGACTTCCTGCCCATAGGCACCAATGTTCTGAACTACCGAGGCCCCAACGGTCCCAGGTATGCCAGACAGCCCCTCCACGCCTTCCAACCCGAGCGAAATCGCGAATTCAACGAAATCATCCCAGTTGCTTCCGGCGCTGGCAGTGAGATGGACGGTCGTGTCAGATCCCTCTGCCGGAGCGGCCTCATCGGGAACCACAATATCCCGTCTCGCATCCCTGATGACCACGCCTGCGAAGGCCTCGTCACCGGCCAACATATTCGATCCTCCCCCGAGAACGCAGAGGGGCATGCCATCATGGTCAGCATCTTCGATCGCTTCGATGAATCCGACTCTCGTCGTCGGTTCGATGAAGCGTGAGATCTCTCCTCCCACTCCGATCGTGGTCAGGTCTGCGAAAGTTGGTAATGCATTCATGGACATCAGCCTATCTCACCCGAACCAGTTCTTCGGTTGAATCGTTCATTGAAGTCATCGCGCACTCTCTGAATTGGCACGGCCTGCCTCCAGTCCGCCAGCAAAGCCTTGGCGACGAAGTGATGGGTGCATCGTTCACAGGCCTGCGAACTCCAATGACAGGGCTCGAATTAACCGAGCCAGAAAAAGGAAGGCCCGACCTTACGGTCGGGCCTTGCAAAACACACGTGAAGAATTCAGCGGGTCTCGCGGTGAATGGTCTGCTTTCCACAACGTGGGCAGAATTTTTTCAGTTCGAGACGATCCGGAGTGTTGCGACGATTCTTCGTCGTGATGTAGTTACGTTCCTTGCACTCGGTGCACGCCAGCGTAATGCCTGGACGAATATCTGCGGCCTTTGCCATAGTTCACCTCTATTAGTCTTTCCCACTGGATGTTACCAGTGATTGTAGCGAGGGAGAGACTCGAACTCTCGACCTTACGATTATGAGTCGTACGCTCTAGCCAGCTGAGCTACCCCGCCATGGAGCCTCGAGTGAGAATCGGACTCACGACCTCTTCCTTACCAAGGAAGTGCTCTACCACTGAGCTATCGAGGCGTGGCGGATAGTGGATTCGAACCACTGAAGCATTACGCGGCTGATTTACAGTCAGCTCCCTTTGACCGCTTGGGAAATCCGCCATGTCACCGAAAACGGCAACTTTGTTATCTTGCCACGCTTTCTGAAAACATGCAAGTCACAGAGTCGCCGTGTCGCACTTAATTGCCTTCCGTTTCACAACCCGATCTCATGAGACCCATCGATCCGATGATATGCGCCCACTCAGGCACGAATGAGACGCCTGCTCAGAAGTCCCAGTCGTCGTCATCGGTCTCGACTGCCTTGCCCATGACATAGCTTGAGCCTGAACCCGAGAAGAAGTCGTGGTTTTCGTCGGCGTTGGGACTCAGGGAGGCGATGATCGCAGGGTTGACATTGGTGGAGTCAGATGAGAACAGGGCCGGGTATCCGAGGTTCATGAGAGCCTTGTTGCCGTTGTAGCGCAGGAACTTCTCGACGTCCTCGACCAATCCGACGCTTTCGTAGAGACTGCGAGTGTAATCGACCTCGTTGTCATAGAGGTCGTTCAGCAGCTCATAGGTGTAATCGCTCAAATCCTGACGCTCCGAATCCGAGACCTTCTCAAGGCCCTTCTGATACTTGTAACCGATGTAGTAGCCATGCACGGCCTCGTCACGGATGATCAGGCGAATCACGTCAGCCGTGTTCGTCAGCTTCGCATGGCTTGAGAAATACATCGGCAGATAGAAGCCGGAATAGAACAGGAAGGACTCAAGCAGCGTCGAGGCGACCTTGCGCTTCAGAGGACTGTCGCCCTCATAATAGTCGAGGACGATCTGCGCCTTCTTCTGCAGGTATTCGTTCTCCTCACTCCAGCTGAATGCGTCGTCGATCTCAGGAGTCGAGGCAAGCGTCGAGAAAATCGAGGAATACGACTTCGCGTGCACCGATTCCATGAACGAAATGTTGGTGTAGACCGCCTCTTCATGGGGCGTGAGCGCATCAGGAATCAGCGAGACCGCGCCAACGGTGCCCTGAATCGTATCAAGCAAGGTCAGGCCGGTAAACACATGCATCGTCAGCGTGCGCTCGGCGTCAGTGAGCTTCTGCCAGCTGGGGATGTCGTTGCTGATCGGGACCTTTTCCGGAAGCCAGAAGTTACCGGTCAGACGATCCCATACCTCCAGATCCTTGTCGTCCTCAAGACGATTCCAATTGATTGCCGAGACGCGATCAATCAGTTTCAGTGGCTGTCTCGGTACGGAAATAGGTACCATGTGTTGTTCCTTTCAATTAATCCTTATGCAAGATACGTCTGAATGCGCTCAGAGCTGGCAGCTGACGCAGCCCTCGACTTCCGTTCCTTCAAGGGCCTGCTGACGAATGCGGATGTAATAGAGCGTCTTGATTCCCTTGCGCCATGCATAGATCTGCGCCTTGTTGATGTCACGGGTCGTTGCGGTGTCAGGGAAGAAGAGAGTCAGGGACAGTCCCTGGTCGACATGCTGCGTTGCCACGGCATACGTGTCGACGATGGCCTTCCAACCGATTTCGTAGGCATCGTCATAGTATTGCAGGTTGTCGTTGGTCATGTATGGTGCCGGGTAATAT
Protein-coding sequences here:
- a CDS encoding amino acid permease codes for the protein MQLFRTKSVEQTVAETGEEHRKLKRTLNAWDLAVMGVAVAVGAGIFSVGAQAAAYHAGPAVILSFILAAVVCGAAVMCYAEFSSMIPVAGSAYTFTYTTIGEIVAWVIGWDLILEMLMAGSVISKYWGVYLNDFMQLMGLNFNTNVYVGWFRLDIAPIIIVTFFTILLVLGTKLSARVDGALTILKIGIVVFVIVVGFFYVKASNYSPFIPSSLPAGAVKGATVTGTMTEPLWQWVTGMAPSIYGVPGIISGAALVFFAFIGFDVVATTSEEAKDPHRTVPRGIILGLSIVTVLYILVAIVTTGMVSYKDLAKADEPSLATGFELVGATWAAKIISFGIVIGLTTVVMVLLLGLTRVVFAMSRDGLLPRGLSKTGRHGTPASIQIIGGVVVAVIASCFDIGILSDMVNIGTLSAFTLVAISVPIMRRKRPDVPRSFSVPGSPWIPILVAIACFWLMLNLSVLTWIRFVVWLIIGFVIYFGYSYGHSRLGSASLEDDARAGTLSK
- a CDS encoding FAD-binding protein translates to MNALPTFADLTTIGVGGEISRFIEPTTRVGFIEAIEDADHDGMPLCVLGGGSNMLAGDEAFAGVVIRDARRDIVVPDEAAPAEGSDTTVHLTASAGSNWDDFVEFAISLGLEGVEGLSGIPGTVGASVVQNIGAYGQEVATSVDSVEVWDREDKVVRFMDRSHMEFGYRTSALKRSMLTKRGARFFPTPRFVVLSVTFALRHRAMGEISYAQLARALDSNIGDLMDTELIRDAVLRVRAAKGMLEDPARYDNAWMSGTRRDESVAQARKAVQEMTGIEAKVTDRHSCGSFFVNPQMHVDDARSLPDDAPRFEVTLPDGQLGMKTSAAWLIDHAGFHRGYSVGRSSRAALSSVHTLALTNLGGATAQEVWGLANAIQRGVLDTFGITLVPEPVVLGMKRCQE
- the rpmG gene encoding 50S ribosomal protein L33, whose product is MAKAADIRPGITLACTECKERNYITTKNRRNTPDRLELKKFCPRCGKQTIHRETR
- the nrdF gene encoding class 1b ribonucleoside-diphosphate reductase subunit beta, with product MVPISVPRQPLKLIDRVSAINWNRLEDDKDLEVWDRLTGNFWLPEKVPISNDIPSWQKLTDAERTLTMHVFTGLTLLDTIQGTVGAVSLIPDALTPHEEAVYTNISFMESVHAKSYSSIFSTLASTPEIDDAFSWSEENEYLQKKAQIVLDYYEGDSPLKRKVASTLLESFLFYSGFYLPMYFSSHAKLTNTADVIRLIIRDEAVHGYYIGYKYQKGLEKVSDSERQDLSDYTYELLNDLYDNEVDYTRSLYESVGLVEDVEKFLRYNGNKALMNLGYPALFSSDSTNVNPAIIASLSPNADENHDFFSGSGSSYVMGKAVETDDDDWDF